A genome region from Oenanthe melanoleuca isolate GR-GAL-2019-014 chromosome 2, OMel1.0, whole genome shotgun sequence includes the following:
- the ZNF706 gene encoding zinc finger protein 706: MARGQQKIQSQQKNAKKQAEQKKKQGHDQKAAAKAALIYTCTVCRTQMPDPKTFKQHFESKHPKTPLPPELADVQA, from the exons ATGGCTCGTGGACAGCAGAAGATTCAGTCGCAGCAGAAAAATGCCAAAAAGCAAGCtgagcaaaaaaagaaacaaggacATGATCAGAAggctgcagccaaggctgcctTGATATATACCTGCACTGTCTGTAGG ACTCAAATGCCGGATCCCAAGACCTTCAAACAGCACTTTGAAAGCAAGCATCCTAAGACTCCACTTCCTCCAGAATTGGCTGATGTTCAGGCATAA